In Veillonellales bacterium, the following are encoded in one genomic region:
- the glgC gene encoding glucose-1-phosphate adenylyltransferase has product MNTLLSTVSRNAIAMVLAGGKGERLNPITLNRPKPYVPFGGKYKIIDFVLSNLFNSGIKKVYVLTQYRAYSLNKHIKDSWAKWVGLGDFYDTISPETNNLGEEWFKGTADAISHFMRILEAADTEYVIIFSGDHIYKMDISQMISYHILNKADLTLAALEVPVEEATRFGIFSVDETSRIKAFEEKPLNPATIPGRPTCFASMGNYIFSRKKLIEVLKEGKKQHNDLDFGKHVIPLMLDKGDKVFAYNFSDNVVPGMEEKERGYWKDVGTIDSYYEANMDLIHVVPRLNLYNYKWPVITNQGNFPPAKTVFDENNRQGQTINSYVCGGCIVSGGTVRRSILGPCCKVNSYSLVEDSILFENAEIGRYAKIKKAIIDENIKIPEGMEIGYNYDEDRQRGYTVTDSGIVVVT; this is encoded by the coding sequence ATGAATACTCTATTGTCCACTGTTTCACGAAACGCCATTGCCATGGTTTTGGCAGGCGGCAAGGGAGAGCGGCTGAATCCCATTACGTTAAACCGGCCGAAACCATACGTTCCTTTCGGCGGTAAATACAAAATCATCGATTTTGTCTTAAGCAATCTATTTAACTCCGGTATCAAAAAAGTCTACGTTCTGACTCAATACAGAGCGTATTCATTAAATAAGCACATCAAGGATTCCTGGGCAAAATGGGTCGGTCTGGGAGATTTTTACGATACCATATCGCCGGAAACGAACAATCTCGGCGAAGAATGGTTTAAGGGGACAGCCGATGCTATTTCGCATTTTATGCGGATACTCGAAGCAGCCGATACAGAATATGTGATCATCTTCAGCGGTGATCACATTTATAAAATGGATATCAGCCAGATGATCAGTTATCATATTTTAAATAAGGCGGATCTCACCCTGGCAGCCCTTGAAGTTCCCGTTGAAGAGGCAACACGGTTTGGTATCTTTTCAGTCGATGAAACTTCCCGGATCAAGGCTTTTGAAGAAAAGCCACTGAATCCTGCCACGATTCCCGGCAGGCCAACCTGCTTCGCATCCATGGGAAACTACATTTTTTCCCGGAAAAAACTGATTGAAGTATTAAAGGAAGGCAAAAAGCAGCACAATGATCTTGATTTTGGCAAACATGTTATTCCCCTGATGCTGGACAAGGGAGATAAAGTGTTTGCCTATAATTTTTCCGACAACGTAGTCCCCGGCATGGAAGAAAAAGAACGGGGCTATTGGAAAGATGTAGGCACCATTGACTCTTATTATGAAGCGAACATGGATCTGATCCATGTGGTTCCCCGATTGAATCTTTATAACTACAAATGGCCGGTTATTACAAATCAGGGTAATTTTCCGCCTGCTAAAACGGTTTTTGACGAAAATAACCGGCAAGGACAAACCATCAACTCTTATGTCTGCGGCGGCTGCATCGTCAGCGGCGGTACAGTGCGCCGGTCCATCCTGGGGCCCTGCTGCAAAGTAAACAGCTACAGCTTGGTGGAAGACTCGATTTTATTTGAAAATGCGGAAATCGGCCGCTATGCAAAAATCAAAAAAGCCATCATTGATGAGAATATAAAAATTCCTGAAGGGATGGAAATTGGCTACAATTATGATGAAGACCGGCAAAGGGGCTACACAGTTACCGACTCCGGCATCGTCGTTGTAACCTGA
- a CDS encoding YbaK/EbsC family protein — translation MAIEAVKNYFKQYDREKDILEFDESSATVELAAHALNVIPARIAKTLSFKSGQGCILVVTAGDTKVDNHKFKAEFGIKAKMLSPDEVLALTGHAVGGVCPFGIDNPAVRVFVDVSLKRFKTVFPACGSSNSAIELNCDELYEYSQGLKWVDVCKNWQEQCLLQ, via the coding sequence ATGGCAATTGAAGCAGTAAAAAATTATTTCAAACAATATGACAGGGAAAAAGATATTTTAGAATTTGATGAATCCAGCGCAACAGTGGAGCTTGCGGCCCACGCGCTGAATGTAATCCCGGCACGTATTGCCAAGACGCTTTCTTTTAAAAGCGGACAAGGCTGTATTTTAGTTGTGACAGCCGGGGATACCAAAGTTGACAATCATAAGTTTAAAGCAGAGTTTGGAATAAAGGCGAAAATGTTGTCACCGGATGAGGTTCTTGCTCTAACGGGTCATGCGGTAGGGGGAGTGTGTCCCTTTGGTATCGATAATCCGGCTGTGAGGGTGTTTGTTGATGTTTCGTTAAAACGATTTAAAACGGTTTTTCCCGCCTGCGGCAGCAGCAATTCTGCCATAGAACTGAACTGCGATGAGTTATATGAATATTCTCAGGGCTTGAAGTGGGTAGATGTCTGCAAAAATTGGCAGGAACAGTGCTTGCTCCAATAA
- a CDS encoding beta-eliminating lyase-related protein gives MYSFKDDYSEGAHPRILKALLETNLEQLDGYGEDCYTVKAVEILQRKIKRSDIDIHLLSGGTQTNLTALSAFLRPHEAAIAANTGHILVHETGAIEAGGHKIISVQGKDGKLRPEQIQAVADSHADEHMVKPRLVYISDPTEIGSVYSRQELEQLSLCCKENNLLLYIDGARLGSALCCADNDLELSDIAGLTDAFYIGGTKNGALIGEALVICRDALKADFRYYMKQKGAMLAKGRLLGIQFLELFRDDLYFDLAKHANNMAAMLREAVSRAGYSFLTYSPSNQIFPILPNRLIDKLHEKYSFYLWEQVDEQHSAVRLVTSWATKQAAVAAFIADMEKAAGETV, from the coding sequence ATGTATAGTTTTAAGGATGATTACAGTGAGGGAGCACATCCAAGAATACTAAAAGCCTTGCTTGAAACCAATCTGGAGCAGCTTGACGGCTACGGCGAGGACTGTTATACAGTAAAAGCAGTGGAAATCTTGCAGCGAAAAATCAAGCGAAGCGATATTGATATTCATCTTTTATCCGGCGGAACACAGACGAATCTCACGGCGCTGTCCGCTTTTTTACGGCCGCATGAAGCGGCGATCGCCGCCAATACCGGCCATATCCTGGTTCACGAAACAGGCGCGATTGAAGCTGGGGGACACAAAATCATCTCTGTCCAAGGAAAGGACGGAAAATTAAGACCCGAGCAGATTCAGGCTGTCGCCGATAGCCACGCTGATGAGCACATGGTGAAACCAAGGCTGGTTTATATTTCCGATCCAACGGAGATCGGTTCGGTCTATAGCCGGCAGGAACTGGAACAACTCAGCCTGTGCTGCAAAGAAAATAATCTGCTGCTGTATATTGACGGTGCACGGTTAGGCTCGGCTCTTTGCTGTGCAGACAACGATTTGGAACTTTCGGATATTGCCGGGCTGACGGATGCTTTTTACATCGGAGGAACCAAGAATGGCGCGCTTATCGGGGAAGCCCTTGTAATCTGCCGGGATGCACTGAAAGCGGATTTCCGCTATTATATGAAGCAAAAAGGAGCAATGCTTGCCAAAGGCAGGCTTCTCGGCATCCAGTTTTTGGAGCTGTTTAGAGACGATTTATACTTCGACTTGGCAAAACACGCCAATAATATGGCGGCTATGCTGCGGGAGGCCGTCAGCCGGGCCGGTTATTCGTTTCTGACATACTCTCCGTCCAATCAGATATTCCCGATTCTGCCCAACCGGCTGATCGACAAGCTGCATGAGAAGTATTCTTTCTATTTATGGGAACAAGTCGACGAACAGCATTCGGCGGTTCGCCTGGTCACTTCCTGGGCGACAAAGCAGGCAGCGGTCGCTGCCTTTATTGCGGATATGGAAAAGGCAGCCGGCGAAACTGTTTAA
- a CDS encoding radical SAM protein yields MELKKTYIEEKLLGQVLTLLSGNPEKSIPRIIKVLKLMIHDPEQQRILRDIQPLVEEPANNWHQYVVNLLTRTHPHVRKRLASTFFVNAVMEGLPKQRQVEKELGIGIPWAILIDPTEKCNLHCTGCWAGDYQCARELDIALLDRIFSEAADLGIHFIIYSGGEPTVRKTDIFKLAEKHSELAFMMFTNGTLIDQNFVDEMVRLGNVSVAFSLEGFEKSTDFRRGQGTYQKVMHAMELMRNAGLVFGTSVTYNKQNVVELGSDEFVDMLVDRGAAFAWYFTYIPIGRDVDLGRMATPQQRKWMFERMRELRQTKPIFLLDFWNDGDSCNGCIAGGRRYFHINANGDVEPCAFVHYSVCNIKDVSLQEALGNPLFRAYQKRQPFNQNLLRPCPLIDNPMMLQDIVIEAKAAWTQQHVDETAEEFSRKMMPYAEQWGRLADELWDRRC; encoded by the coding sequence ATGGAATTGAAGAAAACGTATATTGAGGAAAAGTTGCTGGGACAGGTGTTGACATTACTGTCAGGTAACCCGGAAAAGAGTATTCCCCGGATTATTAAGGTTCTCAAACTGATGATTCATGATCCGGAGCAGCAAAGAATATTGCGGGATATTCAACCATTGGTGGAAGAGCCGGCAAATAATTGGCATCAATATGTGGTCAATTTGCTAACCAGGACCCATCCTCACGTCCGGAAGCGGTTAGCCAGCACTTTTTTTGTGAATGCTGTTATGGAAGGCTTGCCGAAACAGCGGCAGGTGGAGAAAGAACTGGGAATCGGCATTCCCTGGGCGATATTGATTGACCCCACCGAAAAATGCAATTTACACTGCACCGGCTGCTGGGCCGGGGACTATCAGTGTGCCCGTGAACTGGATATTGCGCTGCTTGATCGTATTTTTTCCGAGGCGGCGGATTTAGGCATACATTTTATTATTTACTCCGGCGGCGAACCGACGGTTCGTAAAACTGATATTTTTAAGCTGGCAGAAAAACATTCGGAGCTGGCTTTTATGATGTTTACCAATGGTACCCTGATTGATCAGAATTTTGTTGATGAAATGGTTCGACTGGGAAATGTTTCAGTGGCATTCAGCCTTGAAGGGTTTGAAAAAAGCACAGATTTTCGCCGCGGACAGGGGACTTACCAGAAAGTGATGCATGCCATGGAGTTGATGCGAAACGCGGGTTTGGTTTTTGGTACGTCTGTTACTTATAATAAGCAAAATGTCGTCGAACTGGGTAGTGATGAATTTGTCGATATGCTGGTCGATAGGGGCGCTGCTTTTGCCTGGTATTTCACGTATATACCAATCGGTAGAGATGTTGATTTAGGGCGAATGGCTACACCGCAGCAGAGAAAATGGATGTTTGAGCGTATGCGGGAACTGCGGCAGACAAAGCCGATTTTTTTGCTGGATTTCTGGAATGACGGCGATTCGTGCAACGGCTGTATCGCCGGCGGCCGGCGTTATTTTCATATCAATGCGAACGGCGATGTTGAACCCTGTGCCTTTGTACATTACAGCGTCTGCAATATCAAAGATGTCAGTCTGCAGGAAGCACTGGGTAATCCTCTGTTCCGGGCCTATCAGAAACGTCAGCCGTTTAATCAGAATTTATTGCGCCCCTGCCCATTAATTGATAATCCAATGATGCTGCAGGATATAGTTATAGAAGCAAAGGCTGCATGGACACAACAGCATGTCGATGAAACAGCAGAAGAATTTTCCCGGAAAATGATGCCTTATGCGGAGCAATGGGGCCGGCTGGCGGATGAACTGTGGGATCGGCGGTGCTAG
- a CDS encoding MFS transporter: protein MNAKASRFRWSLAVLMFLICFISYMDRVNLSVATPEIMREFTFTKMDMGLLQTVFFVGYSLMQIPGGIMSELFGHRLVVTVAATFWSVFTSLTAFCSSLTMFAAVRALFGIGEGPLAPSFGRFVYRWFNPNEKARGASFLLGGVFFGPVVGPAATVALMLAFGWRSVFVIFGIIGFILALAWYYFATESPRENKFVNAAEADYIEEGTVKAAQPKKEMAPWRGFLGSSQFWAIGIQFFITDYIMYVFLAWLPLYLMEAQNFSLQKMGIAASFPWAALCLVTFVTGYFSDKLIAKGASKYKVRTLSGVVGLAICCVTLYLGAIATTPTLNVFWLTVSLGSLGLTFNAGWAACIDLGGKFSGSVSGWMNFWGNLGGVAAPTLTAWIATHYGWQSAIITTSAFAIVGMIAWFLVRPERPLIRQTDADLAAGLAEGKAV, encoded by the coding sequence ATGAACGCCAAAGCTTCTCGGTTTCGCTGGTCTTTAGCAGTACTCATGTTTCTTATTTGTTTCATTTCTTATATGGATCGGGTCAATTTATCCGTGGCAACGCCGGAAATCATGCGGGAGTTTACTTTTACTAAAATGGATATGGGACTCTTGCAGACGGTATTTTTTGTCGGTTATTCCCTGATGCAGATCCCCGGGGGAATCATGTCCGAATTGTTCGGCCATCGGCTGGTGGTGACGGTCGCGGCGACTTTTTGGTCGGTTTTTACCAGTTTAACGGCCTTTTGCAGTAGTTTGACCATGTTTGCCGCAGTCCGGGCTTTGTTCGGTATCGGCGAAGGTCCGCTGGCTCCTTCTTTTGGACGGTTTGTCTACCGTTGGTTTAATCCCAACGAAAAGGCCCGGGGCGCCTCCTTCTTGTTAGGCGGAGTATTTTTCGGCCCGGTGGTCGGTCCGGCAGCAACGGTGGCTTTGATGCTGGCTTTCGGCTGGCGGTCCGTGTTTGTGATTTTTGGTATTATCGGGTTTATATTAGCGTTAGCCTGGTACTATTTTGCCACCGAATCGCCGCGTGAAAATAAATTTGTCAACGCGGCCGAGGCTGACTATATTGAAGAAGGAACCGTCAAAGCGGCTCAGCCGAAAAAAGAAATGGCGCCTTGGCGGGGATTTCTCGGTTCCAGCCAGTTTTGGGCCATTGGCATTCAATTTTTTATCACCGATTATATTATGTATGTATTTTTGGCTTGGCTGCCGCTGTATTTGATGGAAGCGCAAAATTTTTCGCTGCAGAAGATGGGGATTGCCGCTTCCTTTCCCTGGGCCGCACTTTGCCTTGTTACCTTCGTCACCGGCTATTTCAGTGATAAGCTGATTGCCAAAGGCGCATCGAAATATAAAGTCCGCACCCTGTCCGGGGTAGTTGGGCTGGCAATCTGCTGTGTAACTCTTTATCTTGGCGCTATTGCCACAACGCCGACGCTGAATGTTTTTTGGCTGACCGTATCCCTCGGTTCTCTTGGCTTGACGTTTAACGCCGGTTGGGCGGCCTGTATTGATCTTGGCGGCAAGTTTTCCGGGTCCGTTTCCGGCTGGATGAATTTCTGGGGAAACCTTGGCGGTGTTGCGGCACCGACGCTTACTGCCTGGATAGCAACCCATTACGGCTGGCAATCGGCTATTATTACAACATCCGCCTTTGCCATTGTCGGGATGATCGCTTGGTTTCTGGTCAGGCCGGAACGTCCGCTTATCCGGCAAACAGACGCTGATCTTGCCGCCGGCTTAGCAGAAGGAAAAGCTGTATAA
- a CDS encoding DUF188 domain-containing protein, producing MKIVVDADACPKNVLQLCIKFGKKYKIPVWTVASFNHNISSDHHVIVGSASQEADIKVINLTEAGDIIITQDWGLAAMALGKPAYCLSPVGREYRADNIEFLMEEREIKAKFRRGGGRTKGPSKRTGEDDQKFTAGLQQIIDRIIERSNA from the coding sequence ATGAAAATCGTTGTGGACGCGGATGCCTGTCCGAAAAATGTGTTGCAGTTATGCATCAAATTTGGCAAAAAATATAAGATCCCGGTTTGGACGGTGGCAAGTTTTAATCATAATATTAGTTCGGATCATCACGTTATTGTCGGCAGCGCTTCCCAGGAAGCGGATATTAAGGTAATCAATCTGACCGAGGCGGGCGATATTATCATAACTCAGGACTGGGGTTTGGCGGCGATGGCCCTGGGGAAGCCGGCCTATTGCCTTAGTCCGGTCGGCCGGGAATATCGTGCTGATAACATAGAGTTTTTAATGGAGGAACGGGAAATCAAGGCAAAGTTTCGGCGCGGCGGCGGTAGAACAAAAGGACCGAGTAAACGTACCGGCGAAGATGATCAAAAGTTCACGGCAGGATTACAACAAATAATTGATCGTATCATTGAAAGGAGCAACGCATAG
- a CDS encoding transposase, with amino-acid sequence MARCARKKSASGIYHIMMRGINRQDIFLDDEDRCRFLATIKRVKENGNCAVYGYCLMGNHIHLLLHEEKEELSVIMKRIGTSYAWWYNQKYDRVGHVFQNRFQSEEVETEAYLLGVLRYIHNNPVKANLAAKPEEYRWSSCQAYFGGEDCSELLNTWFVLDMLNSSREAAIKQFVSFMQQENRDQFMEFVARQRKSDETLAGEIRELLSGQPIGILQSLDTEERNKIIRKIKGIDGVTQRQIARVTGIHQSIVFKA; translated from the coding sequence ATGGCAAGATGTGCAAGAAAAAAGAGTGCCAGCGGAATTTATCATATTATGATGCGAGGAATAAATCGCCAGGATATCTTTCTTGATGACGAGGATCGCTGCCGCTTTCTGGCAACGATAAAGCGGGTTAAAGAAAATGGGAACTGCGCTGTTTACGGGTATTGTCTGATGGGAAATCATATCCATCTCTTATTGCATGAAGAAAAGGAAGAATTGTCGGTTATCATGAAGCGTATCGGCACGAGCTATGCATGGTGGTATAATCAAAAATACGACCGGGTCGGGCATGTCTTTCAGAATCGATTTCAAAGCGAGGAAGTCGAAACGGAAGCATATTTGCTGGGTGTTCTCCGCTATATTCATAATAATCCTGTGAAAGCAAATCTGGCGGCAAAGCCGGAGGAGTACCGTTGGAGCAGCTGTCAGGCTTATTTCGGGGGGGAGGATTGTTCTGAACTGCTCAATACTTGGTTTGTCCTGGATATGTTGAACAGCAGCCGGGAAGCGGCTATTAAGCAATTTGTCAGCTTTATGCAGCAAGAGAATAGGGATCAGTTTATGGAATTTGTGGCAAGACAGCGGAAAAGTGATGAGACGTTGGCCGGGGAGATAAGGGAATTGCTAAGCGGGCAGCCGATTGGAATTTTGCAAAGTTTGGATACTGAAGAGCGCAACAAGATCATCAGAAAGATCAAGGGGATTGATGGGGTTACCCAGCGGCAAATTGCCCGGGTAACCGGGATTCATCAAAGCATCGTTTTTAAAGCGTGA
- a CDS encoding sulfite exporter TauE/SafE family protein, with translation MITTTTILLLITSFAAGFIDSISGGGGLLLLPALLISGLPPQTAIGTNKFTATLGLSSSLLNFIVNKKIDWQVVRQGILPSLAGSLLGAKLLLLFSNETVGKIILVLLPLAIAATLWPHKQAERAESVQVSRIKVPAVCLVIGFYDGFFGPGSGSILLLALYLFIGLDLVKASATTKAFSFLTCLTSVVVFFSNGIVLLSLGLLLAAANIAGNFLGSKLVMQKGTKIVKACLAVSLAILFASLSAKYLMNK, from the coding sequence ATGATAACGACAACTACGATTTTATTACTGATTACTTCCTTCGCCGCCGGTTTTATTGACAGTATATCCGGCGGCGGCGGTTTATTGCTGCTGCCGGCGCTGCTGATTTCCGGCCTGCCGCCGCAGACGGCCATCGGGACTAACAAGTTTACCGCGACATTAGGCCTCAGCAGTTCCCTCCTGAATTTCATCGTAAACAAGAAAATAGACTGGCAGGTGGTGCGCCAGGGAATACTTCCCTCCCTGGCAGGCAGCCTTTTAGGCGCTAAATTGCTTCTTTTGTTTTCCAATGAAACTGTGGGGAAAATCATCCTCGTCCTTTTGCCCCTGGCGATTGCGGCAACGCTTTGGCCCCACAAGCAAGCGGAGCGTGCCGAGTCCGTTCAGGTATCCAGAATAAAGGTTCCTGCCGTTTGTCTGGTGATCGGCTTTTACGACGGCTTCTTTGGGCCGGGAAGCGGCAGCATTCTGCTCCTGGCCTTATATTTATTTATCGGCCTGGATCTGGTGAAAGCTTCCGCTACAACAAAAGCCTTCTCCTTTCTCACCTGTCTTACTTCCGTAGTCGTATTTTTCAGTAACGGCATCGTTTTGCTATCCCTTGGCCTGCTGCTGGCGGCGGCAAATATTGCCGGAAATTTTCTGGGGAGCAAGCTGGTTATGCAGAAGGGGACAAAAATAGTAAAAGCCTGCCTGGCAGTATCGCTGGCTATATTATTTGCCTCTTTATCCGCAAAGTATCTAATGAATAAATGA
- a CDS encoding inositol monophosphatase family protein, with translation MTDQELLSTLENIKGLAVKAGKIQIENLGRSDLEIITKSSSIDLVTEVDKKSEKCILQFIGENYPSHNVLAEESGISSGQSDYLWVVDPLDGTTNYSQGLPIFSVSIALQYKKETVLGIVYAPVLRQMFTAVKGHGAYLNGSQIHVSAKKELSASVLATGFPYDRASHPVNNLNYFSALARKTRGVRRFGSAAYDLASVAVGHFDGYWEMNLSPWDVCAGILLVQEAGGEVIFFREDRKISLIAGNKNICRAIQTEIIHTDQTAAK, from the coding sequence ATGACGGATCAAGAATTATTAAGCACACTGGAAAATATAAAGGGCCTTGCCGTAAAAGCAGGGAAAATCCAAATAGAAAATCTGGGGCGATCCGATTTAGAGATCATTACGAAATCTTCTTCGATTGATTTAGTAACAGAAGTAGACAAAAAATCGGAAAAATGTATTCTCCAGTTTATCGGAGAAAATTATCCTTCCCATAACGTTCTCGCTGAAGAATCAGGCATATCCTCCGGTCAGTCTGACTATCTTTGGGTGGTTGACCCCCTGGACGGAACAACCAACTATTCCCAGGGATTACCGATCTTCTCCGTTTCCATCGCTTTACAATATAAAAAGGAGACGGTTCTGGGAATTGTCTATGCGCCTGTACTGCGGCAGATGTTCACTGCCGTCAAAGGGCACGGCGCTTATTTGAACGGCAGTCAGATTCATGTCTCCGCCAAAAAAGAACTGTCGGCCAGCGTTCTGGCCACCGGCTTCCCTTACGACCGGGCTTCTCATCCGGTGAACAATCTGAATTACTTCAGCGCCCTGGCCCGGAAAACGCGGGGCGTCAGACGCTTTGGCTCGGCGGCCTACGATCTGGCCTCGGTAGCTGTAGGCCATTTCGACGGATACTGGGAAATGAACCTTTCTCCTTGGGATGTCTGCGCCGGGATTTTACTGGTACAGGAAGCCGGCGGCGAAGTTATTTTCTTCCGGGAGGACCGAAAAATCTCCCTCATTGCAGGCAATAAGAATATCTGCCGGGCAATACAGACGGAAATTATCCATACGGATCAAACTGCTGCCAAATAG
- a CDS encoding S9 family peptidase, with protein sequence MKNQTKRIWCYSILLIFLFAFCSTAFANEKNEAKAPRIPLQDFFRNPEIAGYQISPNGKNFAFLKPDNHRMNVFVQAAGQTEAKRITNAVDRDIYHYFWKNDQTIIYQQDSGGDENFHLYAVNIQTGENRDLTPFSGVRAEVLDILPDKDNELLLVMNQRNRETFDVYRLDLTDSKLTLEVENPGNYTDYLTDNQGTVRLAFGKDADTGNNLVYYRAAAGQPFVQILSLDYRENVTPYFFSGDDKKIYIGSSLGRDKQALVLFDPEQAKEEKVLFEHPEVDVAGAGMSQKRKVLIGVGYVTDKLHRQFFDDQTRQVYEALAGHLGSDEISVISWDKEEDKCIVLVRSDRNRGTYYFYDITTDTLTKLGDTAPWMKEKDLAVMQPVQYTSRDGYTIHGYLTLPQGRAAKNLPVVINPHGGPWARDFWGYAPDVQFLANRGYAVLQMNFRGSTGYGKAFLNAGNKQWGKKMQDDITDGAEWLISQGIADPKRVAIYGGSYGGYAVLAGLTFTPDVYACGVDLVGPSNLFTLLKTIPPYWKTAITEFYERMGNPEQDTQLLRDVSPVFHADQIKAPLFVAQGANDPRVNINESNQIVDALRARGVPVEYMVKENEGHGFHNEENRMDFYQAMEKFLAKYLKPAA encoded by the coding sequence ATGAAAAATCAAACAAAGAGAATCTGGTGTTATTCTATTTTGCTGATTTTTTTATTTGCCTTTTGTTCGACGGCGTTTGCAAATGAGAAAAACGAGGCGAAAGCGCCGCGAATTCCGCTGCAGGATTTTTTCCGCAATCCGGAAATCGCTGGGTATCAAATTTCGCCTAATGGTAAGAATTTTGCTTTTTTAAAACCGGATAACCACCGGATGAATGTTTTTGTTCAAGCGGCGGGACAAACGGAAGCAAAACGGATCACCAACGCAGTTGACCGGGATATTTACCATTATTTTTGGAAAAACGACCAGACGATTATTTATCAGCAGGACAGTGGCGGCGATGAAAATTTTCACCTGTATGCCGTCAATATTCAAACCGGTGAAAACCGGGATTTGACTCCGTTTTCCGGAGTGCGCGCTGAGGTCCTTGATATATTGCCGGATAAAGATAATGAACTGCTGCTTGTCATGAATCAGCGCAACCGGGAGACCTTTGATGTGTACCGGCTGGATCTGACTGACAGCAAGCTTACCCTTGAAGTCGAAAACCCGGGAAACTATACGGATTATTTGACGGATAACCAGGGAACGGTTCGGCTGGCTTTTGGCAAGGACGCAGATACCGGCAACAATCTGGTGTATTACCGGGCGGCGGCCGGGCAGCCGTTCGTACAGATACTTTCCCTTGACTATCGGGAAAATGTAACGCCTTATTTCTTTAGCGGCGATGATAAAAAGATTTACATAGGTTCCAGCTTGGGCCGGGATAAACAGGCGCTGGTGCTGTTTGACCCGGAGCAGGCAAAGGAAGAGAAAGTATTATTTGAGCATCCCGAGGTTGATGTGGCCGGAGCGGGAATGTCGCAAAAACGAAAGGTGCTGATTGGCGTCGGTTATGTCACCGATAAGCTGCACCGGCAATTTTTTGACGACCAGACACGACAGGTATATGAAGCTTTGGCCGGTCATTTGGGAAGCGATGAAATATCCGTAATATCCTGGGATAAGGAAGAGGACAAATGTATTGTTTTAGTACGCAGTGATCGCAACCGGGGAACGTATTACTTTTATGATATTACCACCGATACACTGACAAAACTTGGCGATACTGCACCGTGGATGAAGGAGAAAGATCTGGCAGTCATGCAGCCGGTGCAGTATACTTCCCGTGACGGGTACACGATCCATGGATATTTAACATTGCCGCAAGGCCGGGCTGCCAAGAATCTGCCGGTTGTAATTAATCCCCACGGCGGCCCTTGGGCAAGAGATTTCTGGGGATATGCGCCGGATGTTCAGTTTTTGGCCAATCGGGGCTATGCCGTATTGCAGATGAACTTTCGCGGCTCTACCGGTTATGGCAAGGCATTTCTGAATGCCGGAAACAAACAGTGGGGGAAAAAGATGCAGGATGATATTACCGACGGGGCAGAGTGGCTGATTTCTCAGGGAATTGCCGATCCCAAGCGGGTGGCGATTTACGGCGGCAGCTACGGCGGCTACGCCGTGCTGGCCGGTCTGACTTTCACGCCGGATGTTTATGCCTGCGGCGTTGATCTGGTTGGCCCGTCCAACTTATTTACTTTATTGAAAACGATTCCTCCTTACTGGAAAACCGCCATCACGGAGTTTTATGAGCGGATGGGCAATCCGGAACAAGACACCCAGCTGCTGCGGGATGTGTCGCCGGTTTTTCATGCCGATCAGATAAAGGCTCCTCTGTTTGTTGCCCAGGGAGCCAATGATCCGCGGGTGAATATCAATGAGTCCAATCAGATTGTGGATGCCCTGCGGGCCAGGGGCGTCCCTGTGGAATATATGGTGAAAGAAAACGAAGGACATGGGTTCCACAATGAAGAGAATCGCATGGATTTCTATCAGGCAATGGAAAAGTTTTTGGCAAAATATTTAAAACCAGCAGCCTAA